A genomic segment from Deinococcus roseus encodes:
- a CDS encoding carbohydrate binding domain-containing protein: MVFHGRRKHLFLVGTLLLGAALAQQSPLVLADFEGSAAQSPLPASSGFATWQDGSGLVTLTTSTENVAGQGADNHVLVTPVDIKQWGGFTHDFSLAVNGSKGSVDLSAYSGLRFWFKGSGSGKNIQFELLDNRGKDQNTDTAERFFYRFPDDSSDWKQVVVPFSELQRRTDFQPAGAPSDGLTLKEVWGYALNLPQGATTYAFDRFEAHQEAPAAAPSDAPPQLSFEAPEVKVTEGQTAVFHIVLNAPQKDPIEVEYETTDGNATSRDFVYTTGVLTFQPGETSKTVGVPTYPNSKYTGNRTVNLEMYPPKNATLMTTISKLIIQDDDPQSLGLGEDFESSSGNLNLGKNLIVSTIDVKQGAAEAHPEQDPLEGVWQIKLSGNQNPSATRNLRPVQDWTGARTLSFWYYGENSGKDVKVLLQDAPTLQPSRDWTVAWGEEFNNPAGWQPSEDDWNYAVIGTGNGNSELQYYTDKAETVSTDGQGNLRIRGDKAAPGFKCWYGDCLYTSARLSTQNKKEFDYGRIEARIKIPSGQGYWPAFWLLGSNIGTAGWPGGGEIDILETIGKEPYNIHGSLHGPGYYFREGTQFTKTVTLPEPVANDYHTYAVEKRPGEVVYFLDGVEYQKVTAKDIPAGTVWVMDQPFFILLNLAIGGAWPGSPDETTPFPGDMLIDYVRVYQPSVPQHQLETTFKEDFTGWKKIELPISAFTGDSGFQWNGLQRFQLQFADGLEGVRYVDTLRVEK; encoded by the coding sequence CAACCATGTGCTGGTGACCCCCGTGGACATCAAACAATGGGGCGGATTCACCCATGATTTCTCGCTGGCCGTCAATGGCTCTAAAGGCAGCGTGGACCTCAGTGCCTATTCGGGTCTGCGCTTCTGGTTCAAGGGCTCTGGCAGCGGAAAAAACATCCAGTTCGAGCTGCTCGACAACCGGGGCAAAGACCAGAACACCGACACCGCAGAACGCTTCTTTTACCGTTTCCCGGACGACAGCAGCGACTGGAAACAGGTGGTGGTGCCTTTCAGTGAACTGCAGCGCCGCACGGATTTTCAGCCTGCAGGGGCACCCAGCGATGGCCTGACCCTCAAGGAGGTGTGGGGATACGCCCTGAACCTGCCGCAAGGCGCAACCACTTACGCCTTTGACCGCTTTGAAGCCCATCAGGAAGCCCCTGCAGCCGCCCCCAGCGACGCACCTCCCCAGCTTTCCTTTGAAGCCCCTGAAGTCAAAGTGACCGAGGGACAAACCGCCGTGTTTCACATTGTGCTGAACGCCCCCCAGAAAGACCCCATCGAGGTGGAATACGAGACCACCGATGGCAACGCCACCAGCCGCGATTTTGTGTACACCACCGGGGTGCTGACCTTCCAGCCTGGCGAAACCAGCAAAACCGTGGGGGTGCCCACCTATCCCAACAGCAAATACACCGGAAACCGCACGGTCAATCTGGAGATGTACCCGCCCAAAAATGCCACCCTGATGACCACCATCAGCAAACTCATCATCCAGGACGATGATCCCCAGAGCCTGGGGCTGGGAGAGGACTTTGAGAGCAGCTCAGGGAACCTCAACCTGGGCAAAAACCTGATCGTCTCCACCATCGATGTGAAACAGGGCGCAGCCGAAGCCCACCCCGAGCAGGACCCCCTGGAAGGCGTCTGGCAGATCAAACTTTCTGGCAATCAGAATCCCTCTGCCACCCGCAATTTGCGTCCAGTGCAGGACTGGACCGGAGCCAGAACCCTCAGCTTCTGGTATTACGGTGAAAACTCCGGGAAAGATGTGAAGGTGCTGCTGCAAGACGCTCCCACCCTGCAACCCTCCAGAGACTGGACGGTGGCCTGGGGAGAGGAGTTCAACAACCCTGCAGGCTGGCAACCCAGCGAAGACGACTGGAATTACGCCGTGATCGGCACCGGAAACGGCAACAGCGAACTGCAGTATTACACCGACAAAGCCGAAACCGTCAGCACCGACGGACAGGGCAACCTGCGCATCCGGGGCGACAAAGCCGCCCCTGGCTTCAAATGCTGGTATGGGGACTGCCTGTACACCTCTGCCCGCCTGAGCACCCAGAACAAGAAGGAATTTGATTACGGACGCATTGAGGCCCGCATCAAAATTCCCTCCGGACAGGGCTACTGGCCTGCATTCTGGCTGCTGGGCAGCAACATCGGCACGGCAGGCTGGCCCGGTGGCGGCGAAATCGACATCCTGGAAACCATTGGCAAGGAACCCTACAACATTCACGGATCCCTGCACGGACCTGGCTACTACTTCCGGGAAGGCACCCAGTTCACCAAAACCGTGACCCTGCCCGAACCTGTGGCCAACGATTACCACACCTATGCCGTGGAAAAACGCCCCGGAGAAGTGGTGTATTTCCTGGATGGTGTGGAATACCAGAAAGTCACCGCCAAGGACATCCCTGCAGGCACCGTGTGGGTGATGGACCAGCCGTTCTTCATCCTGCTCAACCTTGCCATCGGGGGAGCATGGCCCGGCAGTCCCGACGAGACCACCCCCTTCCCCGGTGACATGCTGATCGATTACGTGCGGGTGTACCAGCCTTCTGTTCCCCAGCACCAGCTTGAAACCACCTTCAAGGAAGATTTCACGGGCTGGAAGAAAATCGAGCTTCCCATATCTGCCTTCACAGGAGACAGCGGCTTCCAGTGGAACGGCCTGCAACGCTTCCAGTTGCAGTTCGCAGATGGTCTGGAAGGCGTGCGTTACGTGGACACCTTGCGGGTGGAGAAGTAA